Proteins co-encoded in one Pelodiscus sinensis isolate JC-2024 chromosome 7, ASM4963464v1, whole genome shotgun sequence genomic window:
- the SLC11A1 gene encoding natural resistance-associated macrophage protein 1 isoform X1, with amino-acid sequence MAPPEPGSGGSPRRDPRGQSSSTRGAPELRDQTYLDERIGIPDVGGPGFSFRKLWAFTGPGFLMSIAFLDPGNIESDLQCGAVAGFKLLWVLLWATVLGLLCQRLAIRLGVVTGLDLAEVCYQYYPKVPRLLLWATIEVAIIGSDMQEVIGTAIAFSLLSAGRIPLWGGVLITIVDTLFFLFLDKYGLRKLEGFFALLITIMAVTFGYEYVVVKPDQREVLKGIFFPYCRGCGREELLQAVGIVGAIIMPHNIYLHSSLVKTRDVKRSERQQVREANMYFLIESCIALFVSFLINLFVMAVFGQAFYHRTNQDVYNVCANSSVSQYAPIFPTDNQTVSVDIYQGGVILGCYFGSVALYIWAIGILAAGQSSTMTGTYAGQFVMEGFLQLRWSRFARVLFTRSFAILPTVFIAAFKDVSHLTGMNDLLNVLQSLLLPFAVLPVLTFTSMRPLMQEFANGVVSKVLMVLITGLICAINLYFVVIYIPTLGSLAYYIPLAFVLAGYLAFTAYLIWTCCIAHGAGFLACGRHSRFSYGRPPTDPPARAGPP; translated from the exons ATGGCGCCCCCGGAGCCAG GCAGTGGGGGGTCCCCGCGGCGGGATCCGAGGGGCCAGAGCTCCAGCACAAGGGGAGCCCCAGAACTGCGGGACCAGACGTACCTGGATGAAAGGATCGGCATCCCAGATGTGGGAGGg CCTGGCTTCAGCTTCAGGAAGCTCTGGGCCTTCACTGGCCCCGGGTTCCTCATGAGCATCGCCTTCCTGGACCCCGGCAACATCGAGTCGGAcctgcagtgcggggccgtggccgGCTTCAAG CTGCTGTGGGTGCTGCTCTGGGCCACTGTCCTGGGGCTGCTGTGCCAGCGGCTGGCTATCCGGCTGGGTGTCGTCACGGGACTGGACCTGGCTGAGGTCTGCTACCAGTACTACCCCAAG gTGCCGCGCCTGCTGCTCTGGGCCACGATCGAGGTTGCCATCATTGGCTCCGACATGCAGGAGGTGATCGGGACGGCCATCGCTTTCAGCCTCCTCTCGGCCGGACG CATCCCCCTGTGGGGCGGAGTCCTCATCACCATTGTGGAcaccctcttcttcctcttcctggaTAAATACG gccTCCGGAAGCTGGAAGGCTTTTTCGCCCTCCTGATCACGATCATGGCGGTGACCTTTGGCTACGAG tacGTGGTGGTGAAGCCAGACCAGCGGGAGGTGCTGAAGGGCATCTTCTTCCCCTACTGCCGCGGCTGCGGGCgggaggagctgctgcaggctgtGGGCATCGTGGGAGCTATCATCATGCCGCACAACATCTACCTCCACTCCTCCCTCGTCAAG acccGGGATGTGAAGCGCTCCGAGAGGCAGCAGGTGCGCGAGGCCAACATGTACTTCCTGATCGAGTCCTGCATCGCCCTCTTCGTCTCCTTCCTCATCAACCTCTTCGTCATGGCCGTCTTCGGCCAGGCCTTCTACCACCGCACCAACCAGGACGTG TACAACGTCTGTGCCAACAGCAGCGTCAGCCAGTACGCCCCCATCTTCCCCACCGACAACCAGACCGTCTCGGTGGACATCTACCAAGGG GGCGTCATCCTGGGCTGTTACTTTGGCTCCGTCGCTCTCTACATCTGGGCCATTGGgatcctggctgcagggcagagctccACCATGACCGGGACCTACGCTGGACAGTTCGTCATGGAG ggGTTCCTGCAGCTGCGCTGGTCCCGCTTTGCCCGCGTGCTCTTCACCCGCTCCTTCGCCATCCTCCCCACCGTCTTCATCGCCGCCTTCAAGGACGTCAGCCACCTGACGGGCATGAACGACCTGCTCAACGTGCTGCAGAGCCTGCTG ctgccCTTCGCCGTCCTCCCGGTTCTCACCTTCACCAGCATGCGGCCGCTCATGCAGGAGTTTGCCAACGGCGT GGTCAGCAAGGTGCTGATGGTCCTCATCACCGGGCTGATCTGCGCCATTAACCTCTACTTCGTGGTGATCTACATCCCCACGCTGGGCAGCCTGGCCTACTACATCCCCCTGGCCTTCGTGCTGGCCGGCTACCTGGCCTTCACCGCCTACCTG ATCTGGACGTGCTGCATTGCACACGGCGCTGGGTTCCTGGCCTGCGGACGCCACAGCCGCTTCTCCTACGGGCGCCCCCCCACGGACCCGCCAGCCCGGGCTGGGCCTCCATGA
- the SLC11A1 gene encoding natural resistance-associated macrophage protein 1 isoform X2: MSIAFLDPGNIESDLQCGAVAGFKLLWVLLWATVLGLLCQRLAIRLGVVTGLDLAEVCYQYYPKVPRLLLWATIEVAIIGSDMQEVIGTAIAFSLLSAGRIPLWGGVLITIVDTLFFLFLDKYGLRKLEGFFALLITIMAVTFGYEYVVVKPDQREVLKGIFFPYCRGCGREELLQAVGIVGAIIMPHNIYLHSSLVKTRDVKRSERQQVREANMYFLIESCIALFVSFLINLFVMAVFGQAFYHRTNQDVYNVCANSSVSQYAPIFPTDNQTVSVDIYQGGVILGCYFGSVALYIWAIGILAAGQSSTMTGTYAGQFVMEGFLQLRWSRFARVLFTRSFAILPTVFIAAFKDVSHLTGMNDLLNVLQSLLLPFAVLPVLTFTSMRPLMQEFANGVVSKVLMVLITGLICAINLYFVVIYIPTLGSLAYYIPLAFVLAGYLAFTAYLIWTCCIAHGAGFLACGRHSRFSYGRPPTDPPARAGPP; this comes from the exons ATGAGCATCGCCTTCCTGGACCCCGGCAACATCGAGTCGGAcctgcagtgcggggccgtggccgGCTTCAAG CTGCTGTGGGTGCTGCTCTGGGCCACTGTCCTGGGGCTGCTGTGCCAGCGGCTGGCTATCCGGCTGGGTGTCGTCACGGGACTGGACCTGGCTGAGGTCTGCTACCAGTACTACCCCAAG gTGCCGCGCCTGCTGCTCTGGGCCACGATCGAGGTTGCCATCATTGGCTCCGACATGCAGGAGGTGATCGGGACGGCCATCGCTTTCAGCCTCCTCTCGGCCGGACG CATCCCCCTGTGGGGCGGAGTCCTCATCACCATTGTGGAcaccctcttcttcctcttcctggaTAAATACG gccTCCGGAAGCTGGAAGGCTTTTTCGCCCTCCTGATCACGATCATGGCGGTGACCTTTGGCTACGAG tacGTGGTGGTGAAGCCAGACCAGCGGGAGGTGCTGAAGGGCATCTTCTTCCCCTACTGCCGCGGCTGCGGGCgggaggagctgctgcaggctgtGGGCATCGTGGGAGCTATCATCATGCCGCACAACATCTACCTCCACTCCTCCCTCGTCAAG acccGGGATGTGAAGCGCTCCGAGAGGCAGCAGGTGCGCGAGGCCAACATGTACTTCCTGATCGAGTCCTGCATCGCCCTCTTCGTCTCCTTCCTCATCAACCTCTTCGTCATGGCCGTCTTCGGCCAGGCCTTCTACCACCGCACCAACCAGGACGTG TACAACGTCTGTGCCAACAGCAGCGTCAGCCAGTACGCCCCCATCTTCCCCACCGACAACCAGACCGTCTCGGTGGACATCTACCAAGGG GGCGTCATCCTGGGCTGTTACTTTGGCTCCGTCGCTCTCTACATCTGGGCCATTGGgatcctggctgcagggcagagctccACCATGACCGGGACCTACGCTGGACAGTTCGTCATGGAG ggGTTCCTGCAGCTGCGCTGGTCCCGCTTTGCCCGCGTGCTCTTCACCCGCTCCTTCGCCATCCTCCCCACCGTCTTCATCGCCGCCTTCAAGGACGTCAGCCACCTGACGGGCATGAACGACCTGCTCAACGTGCTGCAGAGCCTGCTG ctgccCTTCGCCGTCCTCCCGGTTCTCACCTTCACCAGCATGCGGCCGCTCATGCAGGAGTTTGCCAACGGCGT GGTCAGCAAGGTGCTGATGGTCCTCATCACCGGGCTGATCTGCGCCATTAACCTCTACTTCGTGGTGATCTACATCCCCACGCTGGGCAGCCTGGCCTACTACATCCCCCTGGCCTTCGTGCTGGCCGGCTACCTGGCCTTCACCGCCTACCTG ATCTGGACGTGCTGCATTGCACACGGCGCTGGGTTCCTGGCCTGCGGACGCCACAGCCGCTTCTCCTACGGGCGCCCCCCCACGGACCCGCCAGCCCGGGCTGGGCCTCCATGA